In the Sus scrofa isolate TJ Tabasco breed Duroc chromosome 6, Sscrofa11.1, whole genome shotgun sequence genome, one interval contains:
- the LOC110261293 gene encoding zinc finger protein 347-like gives MEQDMLLAKPVLFFNRSLSVASCSFTLTCMQSQLVDIAHMDVTRKLKPNTDRGDVFQTLMLGRHESQEIKHSYHREIEENTCDHGCPWRGDERNHKTTPTSPDQDVTGRRCHHSRRDTRHKRVGNRLVLGFQDEWTMFQDEPKSDEFNQAEKSIHRRSPTAQASISNMDGGDFLQTLALTQAQSTHREGPHTCHQCGKTFPRGSNLRSQQRIHMAEKLPKCNVCHKFFRRNSDLVVHRRIHTGEKPYRCNVCGKAFSWKGTISAHWRIHTGEKPYKCNTCGKTFPLGSYLRRHQLICIQGKLYKCDNLHKCDNCGKVYRQNISLKHHQRIHTGENLYKCHLCGKTFVCGTGLRAHEVSHAGAKPHKCDLCGNVFGRNSYLKRHQRIHTGEKPYKCHFCEKTFVFSTGLRKHEIIHTGAKPYKCDVCGKVFSCGSILAHHQRIHTGEKPYQWSECGRVFRMEGNLTVHQRIHTGEKPYKGNECNKVFTQSSTLSSHQRKHYGEQPSGAAVRLETNRSSGS, from the exons ATGGAACAGGATATGTTACTTGCTAAGCCAGTGCTTTTCTTTAACCGCAGTCTTTCAGTTGCCTCCTGCAGTTTTACTCTCACGTGTATGCAATCGCAG CTTGTAGATATCGCTCATATGGATGTGACCAGGAAACTAAAGCCAAACACCGACAGAGGTGACGTATTCCAAACACTGATGCTGGGAAGACATGAAAGCCAGGAAATCAAACATTCGTATCATCGGGAAATTGAGGAAAATACTTGTGACCATGGTTGTCCGTGGAgaggtgatgaaagaaatcacaaaactaCCCCTACATCCCCTGACCAAGATGTCACTGGTAGAAGATGTCACCATTCAAGAAGGGATACGAGACACAAGCGTGTTGGAAACAGACTTGTGTTAGGCTTTCAGGATGAATGGACTATGTTTCAAGATGAACCAAAAAGTGATGAATTTAATCAAGCCGAGAAGAGCATCCACCGTAGGTCTCCTACTGCCCAGGCCAGCATATCTAACATGGACGGGGGCGACTTTCTTCAGACATTAGCACTGACACAGGCGCAGAGCACACACAGGGAAGGACCTCACACATGTCACCAGTGTGGCAAAACCTTTCCCCGGGGCTCAAATCTCAGGAGTCAGCAGAGAATCCACATGGCAGAGAAGTTACCCAAATGCAATGTATGTCACAAGTTCTTCCGCCGAAATTCAGACCTTGTAGTTCATCGACGAATTCATACTGGCGAGAAACCTTACAGGTGTAATGTGTGTGGCAAGGCCTTTAGTTGGAAAGGAACTATATCAGCTCACTGGAGAATTCATACTGGCGAGAAACCTTACAAATGCAACACGTGTGGCAAGACCTTCCCTCTTGGCTCATACCTCAGAAGACATCAGCTCATCTGCATTCAAGGCAAATTATATAAATGTGACAATTTACATAAATGTGACAACTGTGGCAAAGTCTATCGTCAGAATATATCCCTCAAACATCATCAGAggattcatactggagagaaccTTTACAAATGCCATCTGTGTGGGAAAACCTTTGtttgtggcacaggcctcagggcCCATGAGGTCAGCCATGCAGGAGCCAAACCACATAAATGCGATTTATGCGGCAACGTCTTTGGTCGAAATTCCTATCTTAAGCgtcatcagagaattcataccgGAGAGAAACCTTACAAATGTCATTTTTGTGAGAAAACCTTTGTTTTTAGTACAGGCCTCAGAAAACATGAGATAATCCACACAGGGGCAAAACCGTATAAATGTGATGTGTGTGGGAAAGTCTTCAGTTGTGGTTCAATCCTTGCTCATCATCAGAggattcatactggagagaaaccttaccAATGGAGTGAGTGTGGCAGGGTCTTTAGGATGGAAGGAAACCTCACAgttcatcagagaattcatactggagagaaaccttacaaaGGCAATGAATGCAACAAGGTCTTTACTCAAAGTTCAACCCTTTCAAGTCATCAGAGAAAACATTATGGTGAGCAACCCAG TGGCGCTGCGGTTCGACTGGAGACAAATAGAAGCTCTGGATCGTGA